tattgGAGTGCAGTACATGGAGAACCATTGCTTGGAGTGATTAGGGTATGCTACAATATTGCCCTCAACAGGTACTTGTTGTATTAATATTCTCTCCTTGTCTTTGCTGTATTTTTACTTCGATGCACATTTGATAATTTTACTTGTATGTCCATAGCAAGAGCCCTGTGAACCAGGCTACGTCAAAGGCCATGTTGACACAGATGATCAGCATTGTTTTCAGGCGAATGGAATCTGAGCAGGCAATCCTCcaccccccccctccccctccgaACTTACAGTAGCATTAAAGGAGAAAATGGTTTGTTGAAGGATTTTCTTGGTGGTTATTCATTTTCTATATTTCAGGTTTCTGTACCACCCGTAAGTTCTTTAGTTAAAGATGTGCCTTCATCTACCACTGAAGTCTCAGAAAATGGTGAATTGTCCACTGATAACCAAAATGAGGAAAAAACTACTCTTGGAGATGCGTTATCCATGAACCGGGCTTCAGAAGCATCTCCAACATCTGTCGAAGAGCTTCAGACTCTTGCAGGAGGAGCAGATATTAAGGTAGTGAAATTAGATTGTTTAATATTCTAATGTTTTGATCAGGACATTCTAAATAATTTGTATACCATTCGCTATCTGTAATGCACAATTTCATTTTGCAGGGGTTGGAGGCTGTTCTTGACAAGGCTGTTGAACTCGAAGATGGAAAGAAGGCGTCGGGGTTTGTTGAGCTTTAATTTGCGTTTATCACTTAATCCTATCTAGGATAatactttccttttatcaTTCTCAGTGACATGTCGTTGCAGCAACTCACTACCTTTGTCTCCCATCCCATTCTTTTCCAGCGGAATTGACCTGGACACAATGAACATAATACAGCGGGACGCACTCTTACTTTTTAGGACTCTTTGTAAGgttggtatttttcttttgaatagCTTTGATCATATTTCAGCCTACCCCAACTTGCTTGGGACAAAAGGCTTAgttgtagtagtagtagtagtagcttTGATCATATTTCACTAGAATATTCCCTGCAACAATGTGAAACTTGACTAGGATATCACCCTTCTAGATGAGCATGAAAGAAGAAAGTGACGAAGTTGCTACCAAGACAAGGCTGCTGTCACTTGAACTGTTGCAGGTTAGTTATATCTTGGAAGGTACTGATACctgattttgtttctttaaAAGTTATCTGCTGACTCTTTTACTTGCAGGGATTGTTAGAAGGAGTCAGTGATTCGTTTACGAAAAACTTCCACTTTATTGATTCAGTTAAAGCATATCTTTCGTACGCTCTTCTCCGGGCATCTGTGTCTTCATCCCCTGTTGTCTTTCAGGTAATTTTTGTATTGATTTTCTTCTTTATAATGCATACTCCTTTGGCATGAATATACTGATAGATTCTTCTATAATGTTAAACTCTCTTTTCTTCATTGGCAGTATGCTAGTGGAATATTTTCAGTTCTGTTGCTTCGTTTTAGGGAGAGTCTCAAGGTAAAGTTGTCATCTCCAAGAATATTTTCAGTACTGTTTGCAATATTGGATCTCTTCTGGTTGCTtgacatttaaaaaaaaatgtatgcagGGGGAAATTGGCGTCTTCTTTCCTTTGATTGTTTTAAGGTCTCTAGATAGCTCTGATAGTTTCCTCAGTCAGAAGACCAGTGTTCTTAGGTGATTCCTCTTTCTTTATGTAATCTCATCTTGATGCATAATGCATAAACATACATGATGTTTTATccattttgttgtgtttgttttttgCTGTTTTTGCTGAAGTGGCCCATCTTTTTGCCTATATGTATGCTATTATTTGATTGACCATTTTTGCCAATCAGGATGCTTGAAAAAGTCTGCAAAGACTCACAAATGCTTGCAGATATGTTTGTAAATTATGATTGTGACCTTGAGGGACCAAACCTTTTTGAACGCATGGTATGTACACTGAAGATTGCTTTTGCAGAACTAGCTGATCTTCTAGTTTATTCACTTCTGAGTTATACATATTTGATTGCAAATATATCTTCTATCAGGTTAGTGCTCTCTCAAGAATTGCACATGGATCTCAAAGTGCTGATAATGCCGCTGTTGCTTCATCTCAAACAGTTTCTATAAAAGGCTCATCTCTTCAGGTTATTATTATTCTGACCACTCAAAATTTCTTCACCTTTTCTAATATGATGCTAATATCATGTAATAATCCGAATCGCAGTGTTTGGTGAGTATTTTGAAGTCATTGGTGGATTGGGAGCAAGCTCGAAGAGATTCCTCAAATCAGGGGAGCATTGTTGAATCTCATGAAGAGGATGCTTCTGCAAGGAGCTTGGCAATGGATGAGACAAAGGTCCAAGAGGATGGTCGCAATCAGTTTGAGAGGGCTAAAGCTCACAAGTCAACAATGGAGGCTGCAATCTCAGAGGTGGGAAGCTtgctggtttttttttgcgtcGTTTTGCAACAAAGAGGCTTTCTTTACCTCATGTTGGTTCTCAAATGCATCTACATTCTTGTAGCTACTAGTTATCCTAATTTTCTCTTGCTGTGATACTGATTGTAACAGTGCCTTGCCCCCCTTTCTGTTTTACAGTTTAATCGTAAGCCAGCAAAGGGAATTGAGTGCTTATTGTCAAATAAGTTGATTGAAAATAAGGCATCATCTGTAGCTCAGTTTCTGAAGAGCAATTCCAGCTTGGATAAGGTGATTTCAAGGAATTTAATGAGCTTGCTGCAGTTGCATTTATCGGTCAACAATGTGGCTAATCACTAACTTTCATGAGCTATACTTTGCAGGTTATGATCGGTGAATATTTGGGACAGCATGAGGAGTTCCCCCTTGCTGTGATGCATGCCTATGTTGATTCCATGAAGTTTTCAGGGTTGAAGTTTGATGCTGCAATTCGTGAGTTCCTGAAAGGATTCCGCCTTCCTGGGGAGGCACAGAAGATTGATCGCATAATGGAAAAATTTGCTGAGCGGTATGCGTTATTAGAATCTTAATACAGTTTTCCTTTGACATTATCTACTGTGGTCCTCAAACAATTATTTGATGACTTGCAGGTACTGTGCTGATAACCCTGGGCTTTTTAAAAATGCGGATACTGCTTATGTTCTTGCTTATGCTGTTATAATGTTAAATACTGATGCACATAATCCAATGGTGTGGCCTAAGATGTCGAAATCAGATTTCGTACGTCTGAACACTGCGAGTGATGAAGAGGAATGTGCCCCGAAGGAGCTCTTGGAGGAAATTTATGATTCTATTCTCAAGGAAGAGATAAAGATGAAAGACGATCTCCTTCATGCAGCGAAAACCAGTAAACTAAGACCTGAAATAGAAGAAAAAGGTCGACTTGTCAATATCCTCAATTTAGCTCTTCCAAGACTGAAGGCAGCAAGTGATACAAAGGCAGAAAGTGAAAAGATCATCAAGCAGACTCAAGCAGTTTTCAGAAACCAGGGACACAAGAGGGGTGTTTTTCATGTTGCACAACAGGTTGAGCTTGTTAGACCAATGCTTGAGGCTGTAGGGTGGCCTTTGCTTGCAACATTTTCtgtaaccatggaggaaggtgacAGCAAGCCTAGGGTTGTATTGTGCATGGAAGGGTTTAAGGCCGGTATCCATCTTACTCGTGTTCTTGGGATGGACACCATGCGCTTTGCTTTCTTGACATCCATAGTGAGGTAGGCGCattgtgttttttgtttttgaataTCCACTATTTATTTCTTTGTCGTATAGATCTACGAGGTTAACAGTGCACTTTGTTAACCTTTTGCAGGTTTACATTTTTGCATGCTCCCAAGGACATGCGTGGTAAAAATGTTGAAGCAGTACGAACTCTTCTGGGTTTAGCTGACACTGATATGGCTGCTTTGCAAGATGCTTGGATTGCTGTTTTAGAATGTGTATCTAGACTTGAATATATCACTTCAAATCCGTCAATGGCAGCAACTGTTATGCAGGGATCAAATCAAATATCAAGGGATTCCGTAGTGCAATCACTGAAAGAGTTGTCTGGGAAACCTGCTGAACAAGTCTTCGTAAACAGTGTAAAACTACCAAGTGATTCCATTGTTGAATTTTTCGATGCTCTTTGTGGTATTTCTGCAGAAGAACTGAAACAGTCACCTGCTCGTGTCTTCAGCCTGCAAAAGCTTGTTGAAATAAGCTACTATAATATGGCCCGGATACGTTTGGTATGCTTTACCTATCACTGTTTTCATTATGCTGCCTAACTGTTCTTTCCACAATCTTCTATCATTTACTACTTGTTGGTTTATAGTAACAAAGTGAAGAGATAAGTAAAGAGGTCTAAAATTTCTTGTTTACCATCATATGATTTTTGGTAATTTATGACTTCGCATCTCCATTGTAGAGGATACTTCATTGAATTTGACAATCTTTTTAATTCCGTCAGAAAGACTTGCTTCTTTTAATTCCAAGAAAACTGCTATAAAATTTTATCATGCTTGAAAGGCCtgcttatttttatttataagaattactactccctccgtcccatattaactgactttctattgcatgtatctagacaccttttagacatagatacatccatatttgagcaaatttaagtcacttaatatgggacggagggagtataactaAATAATCTCAAGTCATTGGGAGCATTATGGTGCTGGGGAAGAGCTGGGACTGGTCGATTCAGACATTGTTTTTGTTTAGCCACATGATGTTTAGCCATTGATTGTTTGTTTTGCACTCATTAACATATTCCTCAGTACATAATAATATAATATCGTATACGAAGTTGCGCATATGCATATGATTGGTGAGCGTTCATTGGAACTTCACTCGACTCACTGACTCATCCTAATCACCTTTTATtataattttcctttttggaGGGATTGTGAAGGGAGGTTGCTACCTAAAATTTGCGTTAAGAACACACACGTCTACAGAAATTTACAATAAAACTGGGTACAACCAAGTTGGACCAGTAGCGCTAGGGTTTGCCATTGAATTAGAGCTAATTACTGTGGTATCGAGTGCAGACAGGTGTAGTAGTATTTATTAATATTTTGAGAAGGGTCAACGTGTTTTCCCATGCTCAAATGATCGTCCTGCCCTTGCAAGAAAACTGGGAaaagaggaaaggaaaatGCACTCTGGTGATGAATTTCATCGAAAGCTTGATGTACAGGGTTATCCTTTTACTGTCCAGCTACATTAGTGACCTTGGGAACAGTCTAGGGCTTGGCGAGAAGGAGTGATGTGCCACATCATGGTTCACATTGCCAAGTGCTCTTGCCAGTGTATTCCACCACACATGCACACGGTAATGACAtgcagtggcggagctggcAGTGAATGGTGTGTGGTGGAGCACGGCCTCTCGAAGAAGGGAGGTGGGGACGGGAGAGAGAAATGGTGGACTTTGAAAGAAAGGGTAGGGGCAACTTTGGGACCTTCAATAAGAAAACATTCATGGCTTATGCACGCATGGTACCATAGCAATTATAGCGTATTGGATAGCAGAAAGGCCCAACTTTGCATATTAGTAGTATTGGTACATATGCATTTCTTAAATAGAAAGGGGTGGATGTGGGGCACCCAGGAGGAAAaaccaaatattttttttctctactgGTCAAGAATTATTGCCACACGTTGAAGTTGCACATCAGCACAGTGGCATGTAGCACTGGAACAATATAACATCAGCTTGACAAGGCTTGCATGCACCAAAGCTTTACAAAAAGTGGGGAAAATCAGGATATGCTATTTTACTCCAATATGTCTGTACGACTATGCCTGTTGCTGTTTGAGCTATTGTGTTGGCCTGCTTGTGTCCAGACAGCAGTCTTCACCTGTTAGAAGTGTCAGTATACACATCATCAGGGATCTTTTTATTGTTAGGAGTTGTCTCTTGAATCCTTGACAGAAAAAATCTAGCTGTTGTTTGTCATGCCATGAAAATACAGTATGTCATTGTGGCTAATTACTTTTCGTTTATATCTTTACGTGTAGGTGTGGGCCAGAATATGGTCTGTGTTATCTCAGCATTTTATTGCTGCTGGGAGTCACCATGAGGAGAAAGTTGCTATGTATGCCATTGACTCACTGAGGCAGCTTGGTATGAAGTACTTGGAGCGTGCAGAACTGAATAAATTCACATTTCAGAATGACATACTGAAGCCTTTTGTTATTTTAATGAGGAATAGCCGCAGCGAAAAAATTCGTGGTCTAATTGTTGATTGCATTGTTCAGGTATGCCTTTATAcataaaatttgacaaatcaATGAAATCTGATGATCTGAGGTTTTTATATCAAATGATGTTCCAAGTAAAAATTTCCTGTATGAATGAGCAGTTGATCAAGTCAAAAGTTGGTAGCATAAAGTCAGGTTGGCGGTGTGTGTTCATGATATTCACTGCAGCAGCTGATGATGAGAATGAATATATTGTTGAAAGTGCTTTCGAAAACGTAGAACAAGGTAACTTGAAAAATAACCTGCACAACTGGCATGATAACTTTTATCCCCCAACTTTTGTTCTGACAATATTGAAAATTTCATTCTTGACTAAAATTTTGAACTGAATGCATTTGTGTGGCAGTTATCTTGGAACATTTTGATCAAGTTGTTGGCGATTGTTTCATGGACTGTGTTAACTGTCTTATTGGTTTTGCCAATAACAAATGCACTCCTCGAATTAGTTTGAAGGCTATTGCTCTCCTACGAATATGTGAAGATCGTTTGGCAGAGGTTGGGATAAATGAACATCCTTTTCTGGATATAAACTTTTTTGCAACTCTTTTGTGTTAATATCTGTAGTTCTATTGCTCTCTTATACTTGGAATGCCTTATTTCTTCCTCATTCTTTTATAGGGGTTCATTCCTGGTGGTGCTGTTAGACCTGTTGACAATCTTCCAGAGGCCAATTTTGATGTGACCGAGCATTACTGGTTTCCTATGCTGGCAGGCTTGTCTGATTTGACTTTAGACTCCAGGCCAGAAGTTAGACATTGTGCCCTCGAAGTGTTGTTTGATCTGCTAAATGAGAGAGGAAATAAATTCTCCTCTCCTTTCTGGGAGAGCATTTTCCATCGTGTGCTCTTTCCTATATTTGATCATGTAAGGCATGCTGGAAGAGATGGCCTTTCTATGGGTGATGATTGGCTTCGTGATACTAGCATTCATTCTCTGCAGTTGATCTGCAATCTTTTCAATACTTTCTATAAGGTAACGGATGCTTCAGTTATTGACTTATTTCATGGAGATTGTTTGTGTCTTTCAGAACATCAGTGTCTTCATACTTTTGATGCTAGTTGTTTACTTAATTTTTGAAGACATAGTACTTAGTATAGATTCAGTTGTCCTGCATATGGAGCAAGAGATCCAACTGgaaatttgttttgttgatcATCTCTTTGTGGTCTTTCAGGAAGTGTCATTTATGCTTCCACCTCTTCTGGGCTTACTTCTAGAGTGTGCCAAGAAAACTGACCAAACTGTGGTCTCAATTGCTCTTGGAGCTTTAGTTCATCTAATAGAGGTTGGTGGTCACCAGTTCAGTGATGGTGACTGGGAAACACTACTAAAGAGCATTAGGTATTTCTCTAATTATATTCTACTGTATTAAAGTATGCTCTATCTTTTATCTTTCATTCATATATTAATGTGACTATCACTTTTCAGGGATGCATCATACACAACCCAACCCCTAGAACTCCTCAATTCCCTAGGATTCCAGAAGTCAAACAATCAACAATTACTCTCAAGAGAAGCGCAGAACAACTCTCTTGCCAGTAGTTACCATGATAGCGGGGACGGGGGAGCTTCAATAAGTGATAATGGTGAACAGGAGGTTCATGAGGAAACAAATTCGCAGTCTGGCCTGGACAATTCAGAAGGTACACTAATCTAAAGTATTCCTTCAGTTCTATACACGAAGAAACTTTTATGTGTATTAGAATACTGAAAACTTTCATAATATATTCTGTTTATCTAGGTTTGCCATCACCATCAGGGAGAGAACAACCTGCAGTGTCCCTACCTAGTCAAACCTTTGGGCAGAGATTTATGGGTAATATGATGGGTAATCTTTTGGTCAGAAGTCTTACTTCTAAATCAAAGGGCAAGATGGATGATGTTCCTCCAGCCTCACCTGTAAAGGTACATGTTACTTACACTTGCTCATATTGTGTAGGTATCTAGTTACTAAGTTACTTTGATTTTGACATTAGCAGATTGCATGTACTTCTCAACATATGCCACTAGCATATGTAGCTTGCTATATTTGCACATTAACCATACATTCTCACAAAAagttactactccctccgatccatattaattgtcgaaatattacatgtatgtagacgctttttaggcatatatacatccatatttgggcaaatttgagacactatggatcggagggagtagatataAATAACTaagtataaaaaatatatacgtCTGTCTGCTAAAGAGGATCTTAAACTCATAATTCATTAGATCCTTGTTATCAATGCCAACTAGGTATCATAAGTAAATGGATCCCGGTTGTTCAATCCTTTGATAACCAAGGTCATTCTTTGCTAAAGAGAAATGATTACTATGAGTCAGACTCAATAGAATTGGATCCATTCCAAATAGAGAGAATTAGGATTCTTAATCCCTCTCAATCTCTCTTTCAATTCGAGGATCCAGAGAGGGGTTTTCATAGTCATCTCCGAATATTTGCCATCTCCGaatattgtttttgtttattaCTTGTGGACACCTGAGTTTGCTGGGTATGTGAACAACGGTACATGGGAGTTAAATAAAGAATAATGAATAGTATACAGTAAATCAATACATTTGGACACTTCTGAATGTTACTGCCATGTTGCTACACTAGCCAGTCGTGTATATATGAAACACGATCAATAtataaaatttcaaataaaatttcaCATTTGTTATCGTGacttcctctcctctcttttGAAATGCTGTCCATTTATTATATGTGCTCAGCATCTGTGGCCATACTTGTAACCTGTCATAAGTCATAGCTGTGCTTGCTCAGCTGGCATCCATGAAGCAGCTGTGTACATACGTACCAAAACTAGTCGAGTATACTAGAGATACCATCAGTGTGAAACAGTGCAAGTACTAAATGACATTTTCTCCATGGTTTGCTATGTTGATCTATATAATTAATTAGCCTGCTTGTTGATCTAGACACCTGATGCTGATGGGGCTGACAagattgaagaagaagagaaccCTATGATGGAGACTGTTAGGAGTAAATGCATCACCCAGCTACTGCTTCTTGGTGCTATTGACAGTATACAAGTAAACAGTTTATGCTTCATAAGATGAATATTAGATCTGGACCACATATTTTATGTCCAGACATTGCTTCGGCTGACATATTAACTAGTGATTATGGATGAACTTTGCAGAAGAGGTATTGGAGCAGGCTACAAGCCACACAGCAGATAGCAATTATGGATATCTTGCTCTCGCTCCTAGAATTTGCTTCTTCGTATAACTCACCGTCAAACCTTCGGACAAGAATGCACCATATACCACCAGAAAGGTAATGCACCACATACCACCAGATATTATAACTTCCCAGGTTAATGTTTCTAAAATTTTATACTTACTGTCGTGTAGGCCACCATTAAATCTTCTTCGTCAGGAACTAGCTGGAACTACTATTTATTTAGAGATTCTACACAAATCAACAGTGGAGAATGATGCTAATGGCTCTACTGAGGAAACAAATGGGTTTGGTATAGAATCTGCTGATCAGGAAAAGCTCAAGAACCTAGCAGAAGGGAAGCTCATTTCATTTTGCGGGCAGATTTTGAAAGAGGCATCTGATCTCCAGCCTGGCACTGGGGAAACTGCTAGTGCTGACATACACCGTGTACTGGATCTACGTGCACCTGTGATTATCAAGGTATAGTAATTGATTAGTATGCCAGGATTCTGGTAGTTTTATATAGGGCTTTCGGAGAGTTCCTCATCCTTATGTGGAGTTTTTGCATTTCAGGTTTTGAATGGAATGTGTATCATGGATGCTCAGATATTCAAAAAGCACCTGAGAGAATTCTATCCATTAATTACCAAACTTATCTGCTGTGATCAGGTATAAATGCTTCCGATCTTAGATCTATAATTTGGGCATTAAACATATACTGGTGATGTATGGTTTGTGGCACTAAACATATACTAGTGCTGTAGTGCTAGAGTTCTAACCTGTGGTTATGCTGCAGATGGATGTTCGTGGGGCCCTTGGGGATCTTTTCAGCAAACAACTTACTCCACTCATGCCCTGAATCCAGATCAAAAAACCCCCTGTTGGAAATATCTTTCTTATTGGAGTATATTTGTATCAGCATTTTTGTGCACATGGTTCATGGAAAGGAAGCTTCACGTCCTTGAGGCACGTATCTTTTCCAATAGCTACTTCCTAGGATGTGAAGAGCTTGTAAGCCTAGAATCTGTAAATTAGCAAACTACCAAGTTTTTTGCCTGTCGAGGCATGCCATTTTTCCTGATGACTTGTTTTATATGTGTTATTATTTGTCTATGCCTGGATTGGGGACGATGATTCTATACAGAAGTAGTGTTGAGACGATGGAATAGCATTCCTTAGTTATACATTGTTCAGGACATTGTATTTGAGGCCTGTTATATAGCAACAATAGGTTACTTATGGTAGAACCCATAGTCTTGTGCATTTAATAAAGTCGAGGTCTGATCACTATTTCACCATTTGGTTCTGAGATTGTTACAGAACTGTTTTCCGTCCTTGATATTTCTTTTTACTCCCATGTAAAAACGGTCTTACGCAAGGCAGTTCCGATTCTAATGACAACAGTAAAAGTAACACATTTCTGTCATTTCCTAACAGTGAACCTGGTTCGTAACACCCAGTGAGAACTTACTGACAAAACTTAAAACTCAAAGGATGTGAAACCCGTTGATTCTCCTTGGACATAAACCTCTTCTTTATCCTCAGCTGGAAAACAGAAGCAAAAAACATTAATTAGGCCAAGGAATAAATAATATGTACAACTCAATTTAGTTACAGGATAGTAGCGAATATAACAGTCCGAAGAGATATGCCACAAGTGTGTTTAGTTGGCTCATCGGGGACAATGCACGTCTAATCTTGTATATTTAAGTACAAACAACACACTGCTTGATTTCTCttaacatgcaagcatgtcacattatcacataattaatttgttcacacctatttagtggaaaactcatacttttgcacatgcatgcatgttatttCCATCAAATTATTCTCACTAAGTGAAAAATGTACAATTTTGTtatatgtttttaattttgaatactctttatgttaactaaaaatttccgcaacaacgtgtgAGGCATCATCTAGTAAAATTAATCGTGAGTCCATATGCTAAGTAATACCCAGTGATGCCAATCAACCAAAAATGTACAAATCCCAAGCAAATAGCATGCTAGGACAAAAGCTG
This is a stretch of genomic DNA from Brachypodium distachyon strain Bd21 chromosome 1, Brachypodium_distachyon_v3.0, whole genome shotgun sequence. It encodes these proteins:
- the LOC100836709 gene encoding brefeldin A-inhibited guanine nucleotide-exchange protein 5; this translates as MAGAAGGFVTRAFEAMLKECSANRGKFAALQQSIQSYLDAIKGATAQEPQQVEDGAPAPVTQVLASAGRVLEGTQAELVLQPLRLAFETKHIKLVEPALDCLHKLIAYDHLEGDPGLEGGKNSPLFTDILNMVCGCVDNTSSDSTILQVLKVLLNAVASNRFRVHGEPLLGVIRVCYNIALNSKSPVNQATSKAMLTQMISIVFRRMESEQVSVPPVSSLVKDVPSSTTEVSENGELSTDNQNEEKTTLGDALSMNRASEASPTSVEELQTLAGGADIKGLEAVLDKAVELEDGKKASGGIDLDTMNIIQRDALLLFRTLCKMSMKEESDEVATKTRLLSLELLQGLLEGVSDSFTKNFHFIDSVKAYLSYALLRASVSSSPVVFQYASGIFSVLLLRFRESLKGEIGVFFPLIVLRSLDSSDSFLSQKTSVLRMLEKVCKDSQMLADMFVNYDCDLEGPNLFERMVSALSRIAHGSQSADNAAVASSQTVSIKGSSLQCLVSILKSLVDWEQARRDSSNQGSIVESHEEDASARSLAMDETKVQEDGRNQFERAKAHKSTMEAAISEFNRKPAKGIECLLSNKLIENKASSVAQFLKSNSSLDKVMIGEYLGQHEEFPLAVMHAYVDSMKFSGLKFDAAIREFLKGFRLPGEAQKIDRIMEKFAERYCADNPGLFKNADTAYVLAYAVIMLNTDAHNPMVWPKMSKSDFVRLNTASDEEECAPKELLEEIYDSILKEEIKMKDDLLHAAKTSKLRPEIEEKGRLVNILNLALPRLKAASDTKAESEKIIKQTQAVFRNQGHKRGVFHVAQQVELVRPMLEAVGWPLLATFSVTMEEGDSKPRVVLCMEGFKAGIHLTRVLGMDTMRFAFLTSIVRFTFLHAPKDMRGKNVEAVRTLLGLADTDMAALQDAWIAVLECVSRLEYITSNPSMAATVMQGSNQISRDSVVQSLKELSGKPAEQVFVNSVKLPSDSIVEFFDALCGISAEELKQSPARVFSLQKLVEISYYNMARIRLVWARIWSVLSQHFIAAGSHHEEKVAMYAIDSLRQLGMKYLERAELNKFTFQNDILKPFVILMRNSRSEKIRGLIVDCIVQLIKSKVGSIKSGWRCVFMIFTAAADDENEYIVESAFENVEQVILEHFDQVVGDCFMDCVNCLIGFANNKCTPRISLKAIALLRICEDRLAEGFIPGGAVRPVDNLPEANFDVTEHYWFPMLAGLSDLTLDSRPEVRHCALEVLFDLLNERGNKFSSPFWESIFHRVLFPIFDHVRHAGRDGLSMGDDWLRDTSIHSLQLICNLFNTFYKEVSFMLPPLLGLLLECAKKTDQTVVSIALGALVHLIEVGGHQFSDGDWETLLKSIRDASYTTQPLELLNSLGFQKSNNQQLLSREAQNNSLASSYHDSGDGGASISDNGEQEVHEETNSQSGLDNSEGLPSPSGREQPAVSLPSQTFGQRFMGNMMGNLLVRSLTSKSKGKMDDVPPASPVKTPDADGADKIEEEENPMMETVRSKCITQLLLLGAIDSIQKRYWSRLQATQQIAIMDILLSLLEFASSYNSPSNLRTRMHHIPPERPPLNLLRQELAGTTIYLEILHKSTVENDANGSTEETNGFGIESADQEKLKNLAEGKLISFCGQILKEASDLQPGTGETASADIHRVLDLRAPVIIKVLNGMCIMDAQIFKKHLREFYPLITKLICCDQMDVRGALGDLFSKQLTPLMP